The nucleotide window GCTTTGAGCGAAGTAAGAAAAATGGTATCTTCAATGCGAGGGATTCGTTTTAAAGACGAAGTACAACGTATCAAGCAAGTGCTAGAAGCGGCCGAAATTCGTCTTATCTATGAAGGAACGTCTCTTAAGCAGGCTTCACTGCTAACAGAGAATATTTTAAGTATGTGTTTAAAAGAAGCTGTGACGAATATAGTTAAGCATAGTGGTGCATCTATTTGCTATATTACAGTTGAGCAATCTTGGAAGGAAATCACTCTAATCGTGAGGGATAACGGAACCTTTAAGTCACCTACATCGTACGGGGCACCTGGTTACGGAATTTCGGGAATGAGAGAGCGATTGGAGTTTATCAATGGCGGGATGGAGATAGTAACTTCAGATGGTACATCGTTAATCATTACAGTTCCAAACGATACGAAACAGGCCGAAAAGGAGAAATTCAAATGATTTCCATTGTGATTGCAGAAGATCAGCAGATGTTATTAGGGGCATTCGGATCGCTTCTAAGTCTGGAAGATGATATGACAGTTGTAGGGAAAGCATCAAACGGTCAAGAGGCAGTTGAACTGGTACGGAAACATAGACCGGATGTTTGTATTATGGATATTGAAATGCCGGGGAAAAGTGGATTAGATGCAGCGGAGGAGTTAAGAGGATTAGGATGCAAGGTAATTATTTTAACAACGTTTGCACGCTCTGGTTATTTTCAACGAGCTGTACGGGCTGGTGTGAGCGGCTACTTGCTGAAAGACAGTCCAAGTGAAGAGCTGGCAAGCTCTATTCGAAGTGTAATGAATGGAAAGCGCGTATATGCGCCGGAATTAATGGATGATATGTACGGAGAAGAAAATCCATTGACTGACAGAGAAAAAGAAGTGTTAGAGTTGGTAGCGGATGGGAAAAATACAAAAGAAATTGCAGATCAGCTCAGCATTAAAACTGGTACAGTTCGTAATTATATCTCAACAATTTTAGATAAGCTTGAAGTGAAAAATCGAATCGAAGCAATTACCCAATCAAAGGAAAAAGGGTGGTTTAAGTAGAAGCACAAAGCGCTATCATGCGTTTTGTGTTTTTTTATTTGGCTGTGTTAAAGCCAGATGTTGCTAATCAACAGAGAATTGAAACAAAACCTATTAAAAAATCCTTCTTATGTTTATATTGGAAAACAATTCATATATAATAATATATGTTATTACGAGGAAATGGACGCAAATGAAAGTAGTATTTTAAAAATAAATACATTTATTTATTTTTATATTAAGAAATAACTTGTTTTAGGTACCATATATAAATTCGGCAAACCTATTGACGGCAGAGACGTAAAACTATAGGGCTAACATCGTTGACTATGCCAGCCAGCTACCGATGAAGAGGGAAAGACAAATCCATTGGTACCCGATTGGTTTTTTTAAAATTGTAAGAAACTCAACAGCCGTAGTATAAAATGTACGAATAGATTTAGAAAGTAGGTGCCACTCTATTGAAACAGAAACTACAAAACTTTCAATTGTCTCTCGTTTACAAGTCATTATTTGATTATAATCCAAATGCGAGTTATGTCTTAGATACCCAAGGTTCCTTTATTATTGTTAATGATGCGACGTTTACATTAACCGGAAGAACAGAAGATGAGCTATTAAGTATGAATTTTATTCCTCTTATTCGTGAAGACCACTTGGAAGTAACGCTCATGCACTTTAATGAAGCCTTACAAGGAAAGCAAAGAAGCTTTGATACGGTTATTTTACATAAAGATGGACGTAGTGTAGATCTTCGTGTGATTGCAGTACCAATTCTGATTCAAGGAGAAATACATGGTGTTATAGGTATTGCGGAAGACGTAACAGAAAAGAATAAAATCCAAAAAGAGTTGTTGGTCTCAAAGAGTCAGCTACAAAATATGTTTAATAGCTTGGATGTATGCGTGTGGACACTTGATAAGGAGTCGTATACCTTTAAAATTTCACCAGCATGTGAAGAAATTTATGGGGTAACAGTAAAAGAATTTCAGGAAGATTGGCAAATATGGCGCAGTTTTATCCATCCCGAAGACCAAGAGGAAATAGAGTCGCGGTATCAAGAAGTACTAGGGGGACAGTCCTGGACATCGGAATATCGTATCATTAGCCGGGACGGTAAAACAAAGTGGCTGTATAACTATGTGATGCCTATCAAGGATGAAATGGGCAACATTATCCGTTTTGATGGAGTTGTGACAGATATTAGTGGTAGGAGAAAGATTGAAGAAGATCTTCACGTTATGGCATTTCAGGATGCACTTACCGGGCTACCTAATCGAAGAATGTTTAATAAGCGACTCGAAAAAGCATTAAAACGCGCTAAGAAGTGTAACACCAAGCTTGCGGTGATGTATTTAGATTTAGACCGCTTTAAATTTATTAATGATTCATTGGGACATCAAGCAGGAGATCGTTTATTACAACTCGTAAGTAAACGTCTAACAGAAACCATGGATGATCGTACCGTTATTTCTCGCCAAGGTGGCGACGAGTTTTCTATTTTAATTGAAAATGTGAAGGACATACAGCATATAGAAAGTATTGCAAAATCATTGTTGCATATTATCACGAAGCCGTTGCAGCTTGAGGGGTACGAGTATATTTTAACAACAAGCATTGGCGTAAGTATCTATCCAGACCATGCAGACACAGCGGATGGTCTTATTAAGCGAGCAGATCAAGCTATGTATCGGGCGAAGGAGAGCGGAAAAAGCAATTTTAAGATTTATAATCCCGGTATGACACAAGATTTATCACGTATGATGCAAGTAGAACAGGCGCTTCACAAAGCGTTAGAACGTAATGAATTAAGTCTATATTACCAGCCAATTGTTGATACTTGTTCATCTCAAATTAATGGCTTTGAAGCTCTTATTCGTTGGAAGCATGCCGAATGGGGATTCATCTCTCCTGCTGAATTTATTCCAATTGCAGAAGAATCCAGTTTAATTGTTCCAATCGGTGAATGGATTCTTCAAACAGCCTGTATAGAAAATAAAAAATGGCGTGAAAATGGTTTTCCGAATACATATGTTTCAGTCAATATTTCTGCTAGACAGTTTGAACAAGATCGCTTTGTACAACAAGTGGAAAGAATTTTACAAGAGACGGATATGGAGCCACATTATTTAAGAATGGAAATCACAGAAACTGCAAGCATGAAGAATGTAGAAAATATGATTGTAAAATTAAATAAGCTAAAAGACTTAGGAATTCAGGTTGTTTTAGATGATTTTGGCACAGGTTATTCCTCATTAAGCTATCTTCAGAAGCTACCAATCAAGGCGTTGAAAATCGATCAATCGTTTATTCGTGGTATTAATCAAGACAGCAACCAAGAGGCTATTGTGAAAACAATTATTGGTATGACAAAAGGACTGAAGATGAATGTGATTGCTGAAGGTGTAGAACAAAAACAGCAGCTGGAATTTTTGCAAGAGCTCGGGTGTTATAAAATGCAGGGATACTTATTCAGCAAACCAATTCCTCTATCCGCCTTTGCACAATTACATGACAATAGAAGTATATAAAAAAAGCCTCCGACTGGAGGTTTTTTTTATATACGTTCTTTAAAATTAACGCGTTTATTGAGCGCATACATAACTGGAATGCCAACGGTCATTACAATTAGTTCACCAGCAGCGGTCGTCAACCAAGTAAATAAAAACGGAAGATCAAGCGCCAAGTTGAGTTCCCAAGCAATAAGGAACATCGTGAACGTAAATACAATTGTATTAAAAGTCATGCGTGCCAGAATGCTTTTTATATAACGAGCTGAGAAAATAGTAATGGACAGCGCTAAAATGGATTGACCAACCCCGAATACCAAATCATATGCAACCATTGGTGAAAAGAATAAATTTGTTAAAAATACCCCAAGTACAATGCCATAGAAGTATTTGGGATTAAATACTACCAAATGGTTGAACATTTCTGAAACGCGAAATTGAATGTTGGTAAAACCGAATGGCTGAATCAATGCAGAAACAGCAATATACAGTGCGGCTACAATACTATTTACAGCTAATGTTTTGATACGCATCGTAATCTCTCCTTAGTTTTTTATCGTGGGAGGGTTTCGAACCACGTTTTTTTATAATCAGAACATCATCGTATAACGTTACGGTTACAAGCGTCAACAGGAAATTGCATGTAAAGCGGTTGTATTTCATAAAAAAGTTCTTTCCATTTTGATACAGTCAATGGTGTGATAAAATTATATTTGTATAAGTAAAACCCCGATATGTAGAAGGAGGTTGTTTTTTGAGTTATAAAGCAGTGTTTTTAGATATTGACGGTACGATTTTGCCGCACGGGAAACAAATTGCCAATGAAACAAAAGGTGCTATCGCAAGGCTGAAAGAGAAAGGTATGCATGTTGTGATTGCTACGGGGCGTGCTCCTTACTTTGCACAGCCCGTTATCGCTGATTTAGGAATCGATTCCATGATTTTTTTCAACGGTTCGTATGCGTTGCATGAAGGAAATGTAATTCATGAAACACCAATTGATAAAAAGGTGCTAGAAAAATTGCATATAAAGACAATGGAACATCAACATCCCCTTACGTATCTAGCGGGAACAGAATTTAGAGCAACTGCATTAGAACATCCATATGTCATAGAAGCATTTTCGCAAGACCCATGGAAGCCAGAGCTTGCTTCTCATACATTTTGGCAAGAACAACATATTTATCAGTTGTTTTTACATTGTGAAGCCCAAGAGGAACGCTTATATCAAGAGCATATTCCGGAGCTTGATTTCAGACGCTGGAGTCAATCTACGATGCGTACTTGCGATGTAAACTTGTCAACAGGTACAAAGGCAACGGGCATTGAAAAAATTCTGGAACGTATTGGAATTGCGCCTGATGAGGCGGTGGCATTTGGAGATGGCTTAAACGATGTTGAGATGCTAACAATGGTTGGGATGGGTGTAGCTATGGGAAATGCGGCACCTGAAGTGCAAGCATATGCGAATATGGTTACTAAAACGGCAGAGGAACACGGTGTAAAGTATGGTTTAGAGAAATTAGGATTGCTGTAAAGCGTTATAACAGACACTAAAGTCTCAATATGATACGATGGATGAACAGTAAGATAAATATGGAGGGTTTCTATGAAAATTGAAATATGGTCTGACTTTATGTGTCCGTTTTGTTATATTGGTGAACATCGTTTAAAGGCGGCTTTAGAGCAGTTTCCGCATAAAAATGAAGTTGAATTCGTATACCGTAGCTTTGAACTAGATCCGAACGCAAAGCGTGATTATGATACGGATATTTATGGCTTATTAGCAGTAAAGTATGGTACGAGTGTAGCGCAAGCAAAAGCAATGAATGCGAATCTTGCAGAACAAGGAAAACAGGATGGTTTAACATTCAATTTCGATAACTTTGTGCCAACTAACTCGTTTGATGCTCATCGTCTCTCGCACTATGCAGCAACACAGGGTAAGATGGATGAATTTATGGAACGCGGGTTTTATGCAGGATTTACGGAAGGAAAGCATCTTGGCGACCATGAGACGTTACTTGCACTTGCGGCTGAGGTTGGTTTGAATACTGAAGAAGCTGCCGCAGTCCTTGCTGGTGATGCTTTTGCAAAGGAAGTTCGTGCAGATGAGCAGGAAGGTGCAGCACTTGGAATCACTGGCGTTCCATTCTTTGTCATTAATCGCAAATATGCAATTTCAGGAGCGCAGCCAACAGAACTATTTCTACAAACGCTACAAAAGGTATGGGATGAAGAACAACCCCTTACAATGATTAACGGAGCTGATAGTGCCGTTTGTACGGATGAGGGTTGTGAAGTACCTAAAAATAAAGAGAGTTAAAGAGAGTGTCCAAAGCTTTGGACACTCTCTTTTTGGTGAATTTGTTAAAGTGTAATGCTGATAATGGGCACTTGTTATTGGAGTGGGAAGCGAATCTTTGTGAAGTCAACAACAAGCTATAATAGAGCCTTTACATGAAGCATAGTTTATGAAGATATTGCCAAATATAAAGAAAAACAAGTGAAAGGAGAGTGTGATATGAGACAAGAAGGCGGATTTGGGACACCAATTGAATCTATTGCTGTTTTGGTTGAAATGTTTCAAAAGTCTAAGGACTTTATTCAATTTTCCTTACCGGGCTCTCCTCAGATTACAATCTCCTTTTTTCGTACCATGATTAATGAGGAAACATTACATCGGGACGTGTTACCGCATGTTCCAGCAGATGTTTCATCGCTTGTTGATTTACAAATTGCATTACCGATAGAAGCTATGGAGCTTACAAGAAATATTGAACAGATATCAAGCAAGGTACTGAATGGATATGCAATGATTGAAGATGGAAGTGACACTTGTCTTCTCATTGCAATATGCAATAAAGAAGGCAGGCAAATTGCAACGGCTGAAATTGAGTATAATGTGGTCGGCCCGCAAGAAGCTTTTGTAGAACTAATAGATATCAATTTAAACATGCTGCGAAGGAGATTACCGACTCCTTACCTATGTGTGGAAGAATTAGAAATTGGCACACTTTCGCATACAAGAGTGGCAGTTGTTTTTATTGATGGAATTGCGAATCAAGATAATATCAAACATGTAACAGATAAGCTGAAAAATATTGAAATTGATCATATCCAAGACAGTTCATATGTAATACGTATGATTGAAGATAATCCAAACTCGCTCTTTCCGCAAGCCATTAACACGGAGCGGCCTGATCGTGTAGCAGGTGTTTTGGCAGAAGGCAAAATTGCTGTGTTGGTGAATGGCTCTCCTTTTGCCATTACATTACCAACCACACTAGTTGAATTTTTCTCAACCTCAGAAGATTATAACTTGCCTTGGATTATGGCTTCCACTTTTCGTTTATTGCGTCTGTTTTCTGTATTGTTTTCCATGCTGGCCACACCCTTGTACGTGGCGGTACTTACTTATCATTATGAGCTAATTCCTAAGGAACTGTTAAGAACATTAATCGCTTCTAGAAGTACCATTCCATTTCCACCGGTAATTGAAGCTCTTTTTTTGGAAGTTGTCATTGAGCTACTTCGTGAGGCGGGTGCTCGCCTGCCGTCTAAAGTGGCCTTAACAGTTGGTATTGTAGGCGGTATCGTTATTGGGCAAGCAGCAGTTGAAGCGAGCTTAACGAGCAACATATTAATTATTATTGTTGCTTTATCTGCATTATCGTCCTTTACAACACCTATCTATAAAATTGGCAATACAATCCGTTTGACCCGCTTTCCGCTCATTTTATCCGCTCAGTTTTTGGGGATGTTTGGTATCGTATGTTTTAGCTTATTTATGTTAACGCATTTGGTGCGAGCGCAATCGTTAGGAAGACCGTATTTAGCACCCTTTTATCCGACGCGAATATCGGATTGGAAGGATAGCTTTGTGCGAATGCCGATTTCTTCTTTTTTTAGCCGTCCTATTACAGCACGAGCTCGCTATAATAAACGATTTGATAAACATGTGGTAGATAAGCATAAGTCTAAGCCTAAAAATGATTTTACAGACTAGAAAGCAGGTGCTTCAATGAAGACGATACCTGTTCAATATCAAGTTTCTCCTTATTTGGTCTTTTTTTTGATTCATGCTATGCAGGTTGGTGTGGGAATGCTTGGATTTGAGCGAATTATTGCCAAGTTTGTTGGCAACGATAGCTGGATTAGTGTGTTATTAGCCGGTGTGAGTATAAATGTTATTATTTGGATGATGTATAAGCTAGTGGGCGGAGAGCAGAAGGATCTTATCGAAATTCATCGGGCGGTATGGGGGAAATGGCTAGGAGGATTATTTAGCCTCTTCTTTTTAGGGTATCTATTTATATCAGGAACAGTTGTTTTACGTACTTATATTGAGGTGCTACAGGTTTGGATGTTCTCTAATATCTCAACCTGGATCTTTGCGGTTGTATTATTAATCTTGGCTTATTATATCGTTTCAGGCGGATTTCGAGTTGTAGGAGGAATGGCTTTTTTTGGGATGGTCATTCCGTTATTTCTGGTCTTTACCGTATTTTATCCAATTGGATATGCTGAATTTCGAAATTTATTGCCCATATTCAATCATTCTCCCATGGAAGTTGTCAAAGGCATGCAAGGGGCTTTATTCAGTATCTTAGGTTTTGAAGTGTTTCTCATTTATTACCCTTTTGTGAAAGATGGGAAAAAATCGCAAAAGTTTGCGCATGCGGGAGCATTACTCACTACGGCAGGCTATACATATCTAATGATACTTTCGTTAGCTTTCTTTAGCAAAGAACAACTTTCGCAAAGTATATGGGCGTATTTAAGTATGATTAAAGTAATTGAATTTCCTTTTATAGAGCGATTTGAATATATTTTAATTTCATTATGGGCTTTTGTAATTTTGCCTAACTTTGTTGTTAACTTTTGGGCTGCAAGCCGAGGGTTAAAGGTACTGTTTAAAGCCAAACAAAAATACTTTCTGTGCATTCTTTTAATAGCTGCTTTACTGTTGGTGAATTGGATGGATGACCGGGAGAAAGTGAATATGATGAATACAATGGTTGGGAAGATAGGAGCAGCATTTATATATGGATATCTTCCATTGCTTCTTTTGCTTCAAACCATTAAACAAAAAATGAGGAAACAAGCATGAAACGTGGATTGATATGTTTACTTTGTGTCTTGTTAGTAGCATGTAGTCAAGCCAAAATTTTAGATGATTTATACCTAGTGCAGATTATGGGATTTGACTATCTTGGTAATCGTACATTAAAGGGAATGTTTGTGGTGTCCTTATATCGAAAGGAAAATCGTGTTCAAACGAAAGTGTTTTCTGCTACGGGTAAAACAGGAAAAGAAGCT belongs to Ectobacillus sp. JY-23 and includes:
- a CDS encoding response regulator transcription factor, with protein sequence MISIVIAEDQQMLLGAFGSLLSLEDDMTVVGKASNGQEAVELVRKHRPDVCIMDIEMPGKSGLDAAEELRGLGCKVIILTTFARSGYFQRAVRAGVSGYLLKDSPSEELASSIRSVMNGKRVYAPELMDDMYGEENPLTDREKEVLELVADGKNTKEIADQLSIKTGTVRNYISTILDKLEVKNRIEAITQSKEKGWFK
- a CDS encoding DsbA family oxidoreductase, whose translation is MKIEIWSDFMCPFCYIGEHRLKAALEQFPHKNEVEFVYRSFELDPNAKRDYDTDIYGLLAVKYGTSVAQAKAMNANLAEQGKQDGLTFNFDNFVPTNSFDAHRLSHYAATQGKMDEFMERGFYAGFTEGKHLGDHETLLALAAEVGLNTEEAAAVLAGDAFAKEVRADEQEGAALGITGVPFFVINRKYAISGAQPTELFLQTLQKVWDEEQPLTMINGADSAVCTDEGCEVPKNKES
- a CDS encoding Cof-type HAD-IIB family hydrolase, yielding MSYKAVFLDIDGTILPHGKQIANETKGAIARLKEKGMHVVIATGRAPYFAQPVIADLGIDSMIFFNGSYALHEGNVIHETPIDKKVLEKLHIKTMEHQHPLTYLAGTEFRATALEHPYVIEAFSQDPWKPELASHTFWQEQHIYQLFLHCEAQEERLYQEHIPELDFRRWSQSTMRTCDVNLSTGTKATGIEKILERIGIAPDEAVAFGDGLNDVEMLTMVGMGVAMGNAAPEVQAYANMVTKTAEEHGVKYGLEKLGLL
- a CDS encoding EAL domain-containing protein, with amino-acid sequence MKQKLQNFQLSLVYKSLFDYNPNASYVLDTQGSFIIVNDATFTLTGRTEDELLSMNFIPLIREDHLEVTLMHFNEALQGKQRSFDTVILHKDGRSVDLRVIAVPILIQGEIHGVIGIAEDVTEKNKIQKELLVSKSQLQNMFNSLDVCVWTLDKESYTFKISPACEEIYGVTVKEFQEDWQIWRSFIHPEDQEEIESRYQEVLGGQSWTSEYRIISRDGKTKWLYNYVMPIKDEMGNIIRFDGVVTDISGRRKIEEDLHVMAFQDALTGLPNRRMFNKRLEKALKRAKKCNTKLAVMYLDLDRFKFINDSLGHQAGDRLLQLVSKRLTETMDDRTVISRQGGDEFSILIENVKDIQHIESIAKSLLHIITKPLQLEGYEYILTTSIGVSIYPDHADTADGLIKRADQAMYRAKESGKSNFKIYNPGMTQDLSRMMQVEQALHKALERNELSLYYQPIVDTCSSQINGFEALIRWKHAEWGFISPAEFIPIAEESSLIVPIGEWILQTACIENKKWRENGFPNTYVSVNISARQFEQDRFVQQVERILQETDMEPHYLRMEITETASMKNVENMIVKLNKLKDLGIQVVLDDFGTGYSSLSYLQKLPIKALKIDQSFIRGINQDSNQEAIVKTIIGMTKGLKMNVIAEGVEQKQQLEFLQELGCYKMQGYLFSKPIPLSAFAQLHDNRSI
- a CDS encoding spore germination protein, which codes for MRQEGGFGTPIESIAVLVEMFQKSKDFIQFSLPGSPQITISFFRTMINEETLHRDVLPHVPADVSSLVDLQIALPIEAMELTRNIEQISSKVLNGYAMIEDGSDTCLLIAICNKEGRQIATAEIEYNVVGPQEAFVELIDINLNMLRRRLPTPYLCVEELEIGTLSHTRVAVVFIDGIANQDNIKHVTDKLKNIEIDHIQDSSYVIRMIEDNPNSLFPQAINTERPDRVAGVLAEGKIAVLVNGSPFAITLPTTLVEFFSTSEDYNLPWIMASTFRLLRLFSVLFSMLATPLYVAVLTYHYELIPKELLRTLIASRSTIPFPPVIEALFLEVVIELLREAGARLPSKVALTVGIVGGIVIGQAAVEASLTSNILIIIVALSALSSFTTPIYKIGNTIRLTRFPLILSAQFLGMFGIVCFSLFMLTHLVRAQSLGRPYLAPFYPTRISDWKDSFVRMPISSFFSRPITARARYNKRFDKHVVDKHKSKPKNDFTD
- a CDS encoding GerAB/ArcD/ProY family transporter, whose protein sequence is MKTIPVQYQVSPYLVFFLIHAMQVGVGMLGFERIIAKFVGNDSWISVLLAGVSINVIIWMMYKLVGGEQKDLIEIHRAVWGKWLGGLFSLFFLGYLFISGTVVLRTYIEVLQVWMFSNISTWIFAVVLLILAYYIVSGGFRVVGGMAFFGMVIPLFLVFTVFYPIGYAEFRNLLPIFNHSPMEVVKGMQGALFSILGFEVFLIYYPFVKDGKKSQKFAHAGALLTTAGYTYLMILSLAFFSKEQLSQSIWAYLSMIKVIEFPFIERFEYILISLWAFVILPNFVVNFWAASRGLKVLFKAKQKYFLCILLIAALLLVNWMDDREKVNMMNTMVGKIGAAFIYGYLPLLLLLQTIKQKMRKQA
- a CDS encoding QueT transporter family protein; the protein is MRIKTLAVNSIVAALYIAVSALIQPFGFTNIQFRVSEMFNHLVVFNPKYFYGIVLGVFLTNLFFSPMVAYDLVFGVGQSILALSITIFSARYIKSILARMTFNTIVFTFTMFLIAWELNLALDLPFLFTWLTTAAGELIVMTVGIPVMYALNKRVNFKERI